A single Camelus ferus isolate YT-003-E chromosome 3, BCGSAC_Cfer_1.0, whole genome shotgun sequence DNA region contains:
- the LOC102506344 gene encoding protocadherin alpha-10 isoform X7 — translation MLFYSLSGPKTQRLLLSFLLVAAWEAGSGQVHYSVPEEAKHGTFVGRIAQDLGLELAELVPRLFRVASKGRGDLLEINLQNGILFVNSRIDREELCGRSAECSIHLEVIVDRPLQVFHVEVEVKDINDNPPVFSASEQKLSIPESRLLDSRFPLEGASDADVGENAMLTYRLSPNEFFTLDIINKKDKGKFPVLVLQKLLDREENPQLQLLLTATDGGKPELKGSVTLQISVLDANDNAPIFDRSIYEVKMYENSANQTLVIWLNASDADEGINKEIIYSFSSLVPPNIRRKFLMNERTGEIRVNDAIDFEDSNTYEIHVDVTDKGTPPMVGHCSVLLEILDENDNSPEVVVTSLALPVREDAQVGTVIALISVSDHDSGANGQVICSLTPHIPFKLVSTFKNYYSLVLESALDRESVANYELVVTARDGGSPSLSATASVSVDVADVNDNAPTFAQPEYTVFVKENNPPGCHIFTVSARDADAQENALVSYSLVERRVGERALSSYVSVHAESGKVYALQPLDHEELELLQFQVSARDAGVPPLGSNVTLQVFVLDENDNAPALLPPGPGGVAGAVSQLVAWSVGAGHVVAKVRAVDADSGYNAWLSYELQAAAGAARSPFRVGLYTGEISTTRALDEADAPRQRLLVLVKDHGEPALTATATVLLSLEDSGQAPKASSRASTGAAGAEAALVDVNVYLIVAICAVSSLFVLTLLLYTALRCSAPPSEGACGPGKPRLVCSSAVGSWSYSQQRRQRVCSGEGPPKADLMAFSPSLPPCPLPAVEVEEESTEGDHCSKKQWSHTGNI, via the exons ATGTTGTTCTATAGTCTCAGCGGACCGAAAACCCAGCGTCTGCTTCTCTCATTTCTGCTCGTCGCAGCCTGGGAGGCCGGCAGCGGCCAGGTCCACTATTCTGTCCCTGAGGAGGCCAAACACGGCACCTTCGTGGGCCGCATCGCGCAggacctggggctggagctggcggAGCTGGTGCCGCGCCTTTTCCGGGTGGCGTCCAAAGGGCGCGGGGATCTTCTGGAGATAAATCTGCAGAATGGCATTTTGTTTGTGAATTCTCGGATCGACCGGGAGGAGCTGTGCGGGCGGAGCGCGGAGTGCAGCATCCACCTGGAGGTGATCGTGGACAGGCCGCTGCAGGTGTTCCACgtggaggtggaggtgaaggACATTAACGACAATCCGCCGGTCTTCTCCGCCTCAGAACAAAAGCTCTCAATTCCCGAATCTCGACTGCTTGACTCTCGCTTTCCTCTAGAAGGCGCATCTGATGCGGATGTTGGAGAGAACGCAATGCTTACTTACAGACTCAGTCCCAATGAGTTTTTCACGCTCGATATtataaacaaaaaggacaaaGGCAAATTCCCGGTGCTTGTTCTACAAAAACTGCTGGATCGTGAAGAAAATCCTCAGCTTCAGTTGTTATTAACTGCAACTGATGGAGGCAAACCTGAACTCAAGGGGTCTGTTACTCTGCAGATCTCGGTATTAGATGCCAATGATAACGCACCTATATTTGACAGATCCATTTATGAAGTTAAGATGTATGAAAATTCAGCCAACCAAACGTTGGTAATATGGCTAAATGCTTCTGATGCGGATGAAGgaataaacaaggaaataatatattcatttagcTCTTTGGTCCCACCCAACATAAGAAGGAAATTTCTAATGAATGAAAGGACtggagaaataagagtaaatgatGCTATTGACTTTGAGGATAGTAACACTTATGAAATCCATGTAGATGTTACAGATAAAGGAACTCCACCAATGGTTGGTCACTGCAGCGTCCTATTGGAAATACTGGATGAAAATGATAATTCACCTGAGGTGGTAGTCACTTCTTTGGCTCTTCCGGTGCGAGAGGATGCTCAAGTGGGCACCGTCATAGCCTTGATTAGCGTGTCCGATCATGACTCTGGCGCCAACGGGCAGGTGATTTGCTCACTAACACCCCATATCCCATTCAAACTAGTATCCACCTTCAAGAATTACTATTCCCTGGTACTGGAGAGCGCCTTGGACCGCGAAAGTGTGGCTAACTATGAGCTGGTGGTGACCGCGAGGGACGGGGGCTCGCCTTCGCTGTCGGCCACGGCCAGCGTGTCCGTGGACGTGGCCGACGTGAACGACAACGCGCCCACGTTCGCGCAGCCCGAGTACACGGTGTTCGTGAAGGAGAACAACCCGCCCGGCTGCCACATCTTCACCGTGTCGGCGCGGGACGCGGACGCGCAGGAGAACGCGCTGGTGTCGTACTCGCTGGTGGAGCGGCGGGTGGGCGAGCGAGCGCTGTCGAGCTACGTGTCTGTGCACGCGGAGAGCGGCAAGGTGTACGCGCTGCAGCCGCTGGACCAcgaggagctggagctgctgcagtTCCAGGTGAGCGCGCGCGACGCGGGCGTGCCGCCTCTGGGCAGCAACGTGACGCTGCAGGTGTTCGTGCTGGACGAGAACGACAACGCGCCCGCGCTGCTGCCACCCGGGCCTGGGGGCGTGGCCGGCGCGGTGAGCCAGCTGGTGGCGTGGTCGGTGGGCGCGGGCCACGTGGTGGCGAAGGTGCGCGCGGTGGACGCGGACTCGGGCTACAACGCGTGGCTGTCGTACGAGCTGCAGGCGGCGGCGGGGGCCGCGCGCAGCCCGTTCCGCGTGGGGCTGTACACGGGCGAGATCAGCACGACGCGCGCCCTGGACGAGGCGGACGCGCCACGCCAGCGCCTGCTGGTGCTGGTGAAGGACCACGGCGAGCCGGCGCTGACGGCCACGGCCACCGTGCTGCTGTCGCTGGAGGACAGCGGCCAGGCGCCCAAGGCCTCTTCGCGGGCGTCGACGGGCGCCGCTGGAGCGGAGGCGGCTCTGGTGGATGTGAACGTGTACCTGATCGTCGCCATCTGCGCGGTGTCCAGCCTGTTTGTGCTCACGCTGCTGCTGTACACGGCGCTGCGGTGCTCGGCGCCTCCCAGCGAGGGCGCGTGCGGGCCCGGGAAGCCCAGGCTGGTGTGCTCCAGCGCGGTGGGGAGCTGGTCTTACTCGCAGCAGAGGCGGCAGAGAGTGTGCTCTGGGGAGGGACCGCCCAAGGCAGATCTCATGGCCTTCAGTCCCAGCCTTCCACCGTGTCCTCTACCAGCCGTAGAAGTGGAAGAAGAGTCTACTGAAGGTGATCACTGTAGCAAG AAACAGTGGTCACACACAGGAAATatataa
- the LOC102507980 gene encoding LOW QUALITY PROTEIN: protocadherin alpha-11 (The sequence of the model RefSeq protein was modified relative to this genomic sequence to represent the inferred CDS: deleted 1 base in 1 codon): MYTLYAMFVSQRRGLGTVRLLLSLLLLAAWEAGSGQVYYSVSEEAKHGTFVGRIAQDLGLELAELVPRLFRVASKGRGDLLEVNLQNGILFVNSRIDREELCGRSTECSIHLEVIVDRPLQVFHVEVEVKDINDNPPVFPLREQKLLISESKQPDSKFPLEGASDADIGENAQLTYRLSQNEYFSLELPTNNKQSKRLSLTLKKSLDREETPELNLLLTAADKGKPELTGTIQLLVHVLDINDNDPEFEQSEYKLRLMENTAKESLVIKLNATDRDEGVNGEVTYSLMSIKPNGKPLFTLNENNGEVRVNGTLDYEENKFYEIEVQATDKGNPPMAGHCTLWVEILDANDNAPEVTVTSLSLPVREDTQPSTVIALISVSDRDSGANGQVICSLTPQVPFKIISTFKNYYSLVLDSVLDRESVANYKLVVTARDGGSPSLSATASVSVDVADVNDNAPTFAQPEYTVFVKENNPPGCHIFTVSARDADAQENALVSYSLVERRVGERALSSYVSVHAESGKVYALQPLDHEELELLQFQVSARDAGVPPLGSNVTLQVFVLDENDNAPALLPPPTGPGGGAGVVSQLVAWSVGAGHVVAKVRAVDADSGYNAWLSYELQAAAGAARSPFRVGLYTGEISTTRALDEADAPRQRLLVLVKDHGEPALTATATVLLSLEDSGQAPKASSRASTGAAGAEAALVDVNVYLIVAICAVSSLFVLTLLLYTALRCSAPPSEGACGPGKPRLVCSSAVGSWSYSQQRRQRCALGRDRPKQILWPLVHVFLPVWTEKSERKGRTQNQTTLAR; the protein is encoded by the exons ATGTATACGTTGTATGCAATGTTCGTGTCTCAAAGAAGGGGATTAGGCACTGTGCGACTGCTGCTGTCGCTTCTGCTCCTCGCAGCCTGGGAAGCCGGGAGCGGCCAGGTCTACTACTCCGTCTCCGAGGAGGCGAAACACGGCACCTTCGTGGGCCGCATCGCGCAggacctggggctggagctggcggAGCTGGTGCCGCGCCTGTTCCGTGTGGCGTCCAAGGGACGCGGGGATCTTCTGGAGGTAAATCTGCAGAATGGCATTTTGTTTGTGAATTCTCGGATCGACCGAGAGGAGCTGTGCGGGCGGAGCACGGAGTGCAGCATCCACCTGGAGGTGATCGTGGACAGGCCGCTGCAGGTGTTCCACGTGGAGGTAGAAGTAAAGGATATTAATGATAATCCACCCGTGTTCCCTCTCAGAGAACAAAAGCTGCTGATTTCCGAGTCTAAGCAACCAGACTCGAAGTTTCCTCTAGAGGGAGCTTCTGATGCCGATATAGGAGAGAATGCTCAATTGACCTACAGACTAAGTCAAAATGAGTACTTTTCTTTAGAATTACCAACAAATAATAAGCAGTCTAAAAGACTGTCACTTACATTAAAGAAGTCTCTAGATAGAGAGGAAACTCCAGAACTTAATTTGCTACTAACAGCTGCAGATAAAGGGAAACCGGAGCTCACTGGCACTATTCAGCTATTGGTCCACGTCTTGGATATTAACGACAATGATCCGGAATTTGAACAATCAGAATACAAGCTGAGATTGATGGAAAACACAGCTAAAGAATCTCTTGTGATAAAGTTAAATGCCACAGACCGAGATGAAGGAGTCAATGGGGAGGTAACATATTCCTTGATGTCCATTAAGCCTAATGGAAAACCCTTAtttacattaaatgaaaataatggagAAGTGAGAGTCAATGGAACTTTAGattatgaagaaaacaaattttatgaaATTGAAGTACAGGCCACAGATAAGGGGAATCCCCCAATGGCAGGTCACTGTACACTCTGGGTCGAAATCTTAGATGCCAATGATAATGCCCCTGAAGTCACTGTGACTTCCCTGTCTCTACCAGTTCGAGAGGACACTCAGCCAAGCACCGTCATTGCGCTGATCAGTGTATCTGATCGAGACTCTGGTGCCAACGGACAGGTGATCTGCTCACTAACGCCCCAAGTCCCCTTCAAGATCATATCCACATTCAAGAACTACTATTCGCTGGTGCTGGACAGCGTCTTGGACCGCGAGAGCGTGGCTAACTATAAGCTGGTGGTGACCGCGAGGGACGGGGGCTCGCCTTCGCTGTCGGCCACGGCCAGCGTGTCCGTGGACGTGGCCGACGTGAACGACAACGCGCCCACGTTCGCGCAGCCCGAGTACACGGTGTTCGTGAAGGAGAACAACCCGCCCGGCTGCCACATCTTCACCGTGTCGGCGCGGGACGCGGACGCACAGGAGAACGCGCTGGTGTCCTACTCGCTGGTGGAGCGGCGGGTGGGCGAGCGAGCGCTGTCGAGCTACGTGTCTGTGCACGCGGAGAGCGGCAAGGTGTACGCGCTGCAGCCGCTGGACCAcgaggagctggagctgctgcagtTCCAGGTGAGCGCGCGCGACGCGGGCGTGCCGCCTCTGGGCAGCAACGTGACGCTGCAGGTGTTCGTGCTGGACGAGAACGACAACGCGCCTGCGCTGCTGCCGCCGCCAAccgggcctgggggcggggccggcgtgGTGAGCCAGCTGGTGGCGTGGTCGGTGGGCGCGGGCCACGTGGTGGCGAAGGTGCGTGCGGTGGACGCGGACTCGGGCTACAACGCGTGGCTGTCGTACGAGCTGCAGGCGGCGGCGGGGGCCGCGCGCAGCCCGTTCCGCGTGGGGCTGTACACGGGCGAGATCAGCACGACGCGCGCCCTGGACGAGGCGGACGCGCCACGCCAGCGCCTGCTGGTGCTGGTGAAGGACCACGGCGAGCCGGCGCTGACGGCCACGGCCACCGTGCTGCTGTCGCTGGAGGACAGCGGCCAGGCGCCCAAGGCCTCTTCGCGGGCGTCGACGGGCGCCGCTGGAGCCGAAGCGGCTCTGGTGGATGTGAACGTGTACCTGATCGTCGCCATCTGCGCGGTGTCCAGCCTGTTTGTGCTCACGCTGCTGCTGTACACGGCGCTGCGGTGCTCGGCGCCGCCCAGCGAGGGCGCGTGCGGGCCCGGGAAGCCCAGGCTGGTGTGCTCCAGCGCGGTGGGGAGCTGGTCTTACTCGCAGCAGAGGCGGCAGAGG TGTGCTCTGGGGAGGGACCGCCCAAAGCAGATCTTATGGCCTTTAGTCCATGTCTTCCTCCCGGTCTGGACAGAGAAGTCGGAGAGGAAAGGCAGGACGCAGAATCAAACCACCCTGGCCAGGTGA
- the LOC102508213 gene encoding LOW QUALITY PROTEIN: protocadherin alpha-10 (The sequence of the model RefSeq protein was modified relative to this genomic sequence to represent the inferred CDS: deleted 2 bases in 2 codons), whose amino-acid sequence MLASGPGGAGARPLLLSFLLLATWEAGSGQVHYSVSEEAKHGTFVGRIAQDLGLELAELVPRLFRVASKGPGDLLEVNLQNGILFVNSRIDREELCGRSAECSIHLEVIVDRPLQVFHVEVEVKDINDNPPVFPATHKNLFISESRALDSHFSLEGASDADIGTNALLTYRLSPNEYFSLDTPTNDEQIKPLELVLKKPLDREAASELLLVLKATDGGKPELTGTVDLHITVLDVNDNAPVFDKAVLRIKLLENARNGTMVIRLNASDLDEGLNGHILYSFATDVSPNTEAAFRIDSISGEIKVNGKIDFEENKLWKLHIEAVDKGNPPMFGHCTILIDVLDINDNAPELLVTSLLLSVPEDALLGTVIALISVTDRDAGGNGNVICSLAPEVPFKLVSTFKNYYSLVLDSTLDRESVANYELVVTARDGGSPSLSATASVSVDVADVNDNAPTFAQPEYTVFVKENNPPGCHIFTVSARDADAQENALVSYSLVERRVGERALSSYVSVHAESGKVYALQPLDHEELELLQFQVSARDAGVPPLGSNVTLQVFVLDENDNAPALLPPGPGGGAGAVSQLVARSVGAGHVVAKVRAVDADSGYNAWLSYELQAAAGAARSPFRVGLYTGEISTTRALDEADAPRQRLLVLVKDHGEPALTATATVLLSLEDSGQAPKASSRASTGAAGAEAALVDVNVYLIVAICAVSSLFVLTLLLYTALRCSAPPSEGACGPGKPRLVCSSAVGSWSYSQQRRQRVCSGDGPPKSDLIAFSPSVPPGSSSGDSGDQQEFCEKVSTVILGYLAY is encoded by the exons ATGTTAGCTTCAGGACCAGGTGGCGCGGGAGCCAGGCCCCTGCTGCTGTCGTTTCTGCTCCTTGCAACCTGGGAGGCCGGCAGCGGCCAGGTCCACTACTCCGTCTCCGAGGAGGCGAAACACGGCACCTTCGTGGGCCGCATCGCGCAggacctggggctggagctggcggAGCTGGTGCCGCGCCTGTTCCGGGTGGCGTCCAAGGGACCCGGGGATCTTCTGGAGGTAAACCTGCAGAATGGCATTTTGTTTGTGAATTCTCGGATCGACCGGGAGGAGCTGTGCGGGCGGAGCGCGGAGTGCAGCATCCACCTGGAGGTGATCGTGGACAGGCCGCTGCAGGTGTTCCACgtggaggtggaggtgaaggACATTAACGACAATCCGCCTGTGTTCCCAGCgacacacaaaaatctgtttatttccGAAAGTAGGGCTCTTGACTCTCATTTTTCACTAGAGGGCGCCTCTGATGCAGACATTGGGACCAACGCTCTGCTGACTTACAGACTGAGCCCCAACGAGTATTTCTCTCTGGACACACCAACCAACGACGAGCAGATAAAACCGCTAGAATTAGTACTAAAAAAACCTTTAGACAGGGAAGCCGCTTCAGAGCTTCTCTTGGTGCTCAAAGCAACGGATGGAGGAAAACCTGAGCTGACAGGTACCGTCGACTTACACATCACAGTGCTGGATGTAAATGACAACGCCCCAGTGTTTGACAAAGCAGTTCTACGAATAAAATTACTGGAAAATGCAAGAAATGGTACAATGGTTATTAGACTTAACGCCTCGGATTTGGACGAGGGTTTAAACGGCCACATTCTTTATTCCTTTGCAACTGATGTCTCTCCCAATACAGAAGCCGCTTTTCGCATAGATTCAATCAgtggagaaataaaagtaaatggaaaaattgattttgaagaaaataaattgtggAAACTTCACATAGAAGCAGTTGACAAAGGAAATCCCCCAATGTTTGGTCACTGCACAATCTTGATAGACGTCTTGGACATCAACGATAATGCTCCCGAGTTGCTAGTGACTTCGCTTTTGCTCTCTGTTCCAGAGGATGCTTTACTGGGGACAGTCATCGCTCTAATCAGTGTAACCGATCGAGACGCAGGTGGCAAT GGCAATGTGATCTGCTCACTAGCACCTGAAGTCCCCTTCAAGCTGGTGTCTACCTTCAAGAATTACTATTCGCTGGTGCTAGACAGCACCTTGGACCGCGAGAGCGTGGCCAACTATGAGCTGGTGGTGACGGCGAGGGACGGGGGCTCGCCTTCGCTGTCGGCCACGGCCAGCGTGTCCGTGGACGTGGCCGACGTGAACGACAACGCGCCCACGTTCGCGCAGCCCGAGTACACGGTGTTCGTGAAGGAGAACAACCCGCCCGGCTGCCACATCTTCACCGTGTCGGCGCGGGACGCGGACGCACAGGAGAACGCGCTGGTGTCGTACTCGCTGGTGGAGCGGCGGGTGGGCGAGCGAGCGCTGTCGAGCTACGTGTCTGTGCACGCGGAGAGCGGCAAGGTGTACGCGCTGCAGCCGCTGGACCAcgaggagctggagctgctgcagtTCCAGGTGAGCGCGCGCGACGCGGGCGTGCCGCCTCTGGGCAGCAACGTGACGCTGCAGGTGTTCGTGCTGGACGAGAACGACAACGCGCCCGCGCTGCTGCCAcccgggcctgggggcggggccggcgcagTGAGCCAGCTGGTGGCGCGGTCGGTGGGCGCGGGCCACGTGGTGGCGAAGGTGCGCGCGGTGGACGCGGACTCGGGCTACAACGCGTGGCTGTCGTACGAGCTGCAGGCGGCGGCGGGGGCCGCGCGCAGCCCGTTCCGCGTGGGGCTGTACACGGGCGAGATCAGCACGACGCGCGCCCTGGACGAGGCGGACGCGCCACGCCAGCGCCTGCTGGTGCTGGTGAAGGACCACGGCGAGCCGGCGCTGACGGCCACGGCCACCGTGCTGCTGTCGCTGGAGGACAGCGGCCAGGCGCCCAAGGCCTCTTCGCGGGCGTCGACGGGCGCCGCTGGAGCCGAAGCGGCTCTGGTGGATGTGAACGTGTACCTGATCGTCGCCATCTGCGCGGTGTCCAGCCTGTTTGTGCTCACGCTGCTGCTGTACACGGCGCTGCGGTGCTCGGCGCCGCCCAGCGAGGGCGCGTGCGGGCCCGGGAAGCCCAGGCTGGTGTGCTCCAGCGCGGTGGGGAGCTGGTCTTACTCGCAGCAGAGGCGGCAGAGGGTGTGCTCTGGGGAC GGACCGCCCAAAAGCGACCTCATAGCCTTCAGTCCTAGCGTTCCTCCTGGTTCGAGTTCTGGAGATTCTGGGGATCAACAGGAGTTTTGCGAGAAAGTAAGTACAGTAATTCTGGGATATCTTGCCTATTAA
- the LOC102506344 gene encoding protocadherin alpha-10 isoform X8, with protein MLFYSLSGPKTQRLLLSFLLVAAWEAGSGQVHYSVPEEAKHGTFVGRIAQDLGLELAELVPRLFRVASKGRGDLLEINLQNGILFVNSRIDREELCGRSAECSIHLEVIVDRPLQVFHVEVEVKDINDNPPVFSASEQKLSIPESRLLDSRFPLEGASDADVGENAMLTYRLSPNEFFTLDIINKKDKGKFPVLVLQKLLDREENPQLQLLLTATDGGKPELKGSVTLQISVLDANDNAPIFDRSIYEVKMYENSANQTLVIWLNASDADEGINKEIIYSFSSLVPPNIRRKFLMNERTGEIRVNDAIDFEDSNTYEIHVDVTDKGTPPMVGHCSVLLEILDENDNSPEVVVTSLALPVREDAQVGTVIALISVSDHDSGANGQVICSLTPHIPFKLVSTFKNYYSLVLESALDRESVANYELVVTARDGGSPSLSATASVSVDVADVNDNAPTFAQPEYTVFVKENNPPGCHIFTVSARDADAQENALVSYSLVERRVGERALSSYVSVHAESGKVYALQPLDHEELELLQFQVSARDAGVPPLGSNVTLQVFVLDENDNAPALLPPGPGGVAGAVSQLVAWSVGAGHVVAKVRAVDADSGYNAWLSYELQAAAGAARSPFRVGLYTGEISTTRALDEADAPRQRLLVLVKDHGEPALTATATVLLSLEDSGQAPKASSRASTGAAGAEAALVDVNVYLIVAICAVSSLFVLTLLLYTALRCSAPPSEGACGPGKPRLVCSSAVGSWSYSQQRRQRVCSGEGPPKADLMAFSPSLPPCPLPAVEVEEESTEGDHCSK; from the exons ATGTTGTTCTATAGTCTCAGCGGACCGAAAACCCAGCGTCTGCTTCTCTCATTTCTGCTCGTCGCAGCCTGGGAGGCCGGCAGCGGCCAGGTCCACTATTCTGTCCCTGAGGAGGCCAAACACGGCACCTTCGTGGGCCGCATCGCGCAggacctggggctggagctggcggAGCTGGTGCCGCGCCTTTTCCGGGTGGCGTCCAAAGGGCGCGGGGATCTTCTGGAGATAAATCTGCAGAATGGCATTTTGTTTGTGAATTCTCGGATCGACCGGGAGGAGCTGTGCGGGCGGAGCGCGGAGTGCAGCATCCACCTGGAGGTGATCGTGGACAGGCCGCTGCAGGTGTTCCACgtggaggtggaggtgaaggACATTAACGACAATCCGCCGGTCTTCTCCGCCTCAGAACAAAAGCTCTCAATTCCCGAATCTCGACTGCTTGACTCTCGCTTTCCTCTAGAAGGCGCATCTGATGCGGATGTTGGAGAGAACGCAATGCTTACTTACAGACTCAGTCCCAATGAGTTTTTCACGCTCGATATtataaacaaaaaggacaaaGGCAAATTCCCGGTGCTTGTTCTACAAAAACTGCTGGATCGTGAAGAAAATCCTCAGCTTCAGTTGTTATTAACTGCAACTGATGGAGGCAAACCTGAACTCAAGGGGTCTGTTACTCTGCAGATCTCGGTATTAGATGCCAATGATAACGCACCTATATTTGACAGATCCATTTATGAAGTTAAGATGTATGAAAATTCAGCCAACCAAACGTTGGTAATATGGCTAAATGCTTCTGATGCGGATGAAGgaataaacaaggaaataatatattcatttagcTCTTTGGTCCCACCCAACATAAGAAGGAAATTTCTAATGAATGAAAGGACtggagaaataagagtaaatgatGCTATTGACTTTGAGGATAGTAACACTTATGAAATCCATGTAGATGTTACAGATAAAGGAACTCCACCAATGGTTGGTCACTGCAGCGTCCTATTGGAAATACTGGATGAAAATGATAATTCACCTGAGGTGGTAGTCACTTCTTTGGCTCTTCCGGTGCGAGAGGATGCTCAAGTGGGCACCGTCATAGCCTTGATTAGCGTGTCCGATCATGACTCTGGCGCCAACGGGCAGGTGATTTGCTCACTAACACCCCATATCCCATTCAAACTAGTATCCACCTTCAAGAATTACTATTCCCTGGTACTGGAGAGCGCCTTGGACCGCGAAAGTGTGGCTAACTATGAGCTGGTGGTGACCGCGAGGGACGGGGGCTCGCCTTCGCTGTCGGCCACGGCCAGCGTGTCCGTGGACGTGGCCGACGTGAACGACAACGCGCCCACGTTCGCGCAGCCCGAGTACACGGTGTTCGTGAAGGAGAACAACCCGCCCGGCTGCCACATCTTCACCGTGTCGGCGCGGGACGCGGACGCGCAGGAGAACGCGCTGGTGTCGTACTCGCTGGTGGAGCGGCGGGTGGGCGAGCGAGCGCTGTCGAGCTACGTGTCTGTGCACGCGGAGAGCGGCAAGGTGTACGCGCTGCAGCCGCTGGACCAcgaggagctggagctgctgcagtTCCAGGTGAGCGCGCGCGACGCGGGCGTGCCGCCTCTGGGCAGCAACGTGACGCTGCAGGTGTTCGTGCTGGACGAGAACGACAACGCGCCCGCGCTGCTGCCACCCGGGCCTGGGGGCGTGGCCGGCGCGGTGAGCCAGCTGGTGGCGTGGTCGGTGGGCGCGGGCCACGTGGTGGCGAAGGTGCGCGCGGTGGACGCGGACTCGGGCTACAACGCGTGGCTGTCGTACGAGCTGCAGGCGGCGGCGGGGGCCGCGCGCAGCCCGTTCCGCGTGGGGCTGTACACGGGCGAGATCAGCACGACGCGCGCCCTGGACGAGGCGGACGCGCCACGCCAGCGCCTGCTGGTGCTGGTGAAGGACCACGGCGAGCCGGCGCTGACGGCCACGGCCACCGTGCTGCTGTCGCTGGAGGACAGCGGCCAGGCGCCCAAGGCCTCTTCGCGGGCGTCGACGGGCGCCGCTGGAGCGGAGGCGGCTCTGGTGGATGTGAACGTGTACCTGATCGTCGCCATCTGCGCGGTGTCCAGCCTGTTTGTGCTCACGCTGCTGCTGTACACGGCGCTGCGGTGCTCGGCGCCTCCCAGCGAGGGCGCGTGCGGGCCCGGGAAGCCCAGGCTGGTGTGCTCCAGCGCGGTGGGGAGCTGGTCTTACTCGCAGCAGAGGCGGCAGAGAGTGTGCTCTGGGGAGGGACCGCCCAAGGCAGATCTCATGGCCTTCAGTCCCAGCCTTCCACCGTGTCCTCTACCAGCCGTAGAAGTGGAAGAAGAGTCTACTGAAGGTGATCACTGTAGCAAG TGA